The Primulina eburnea isolate SZY01 chromosome 6, ASM2296580v1, whole genome shotgun sequence genome contains a region encoding:
- the LOC140833600 gene encoding large ribosomal subunit protein eL19z-like — MVSLRLQKRLASSILNCGRNKVWLDPSESIHIATANSRLNVRKLIEDGFILNKPSKIHSRSRARLAMEAKRKGRHLGYGKRKGTKEARLPSKLLWMRKIRVLRRLLHSYRDSEKIDKHLYHDLYMKVKGNMFKNKRLLMESMHKLNSERKVLKAFQDQVMAIKGRKLTDRRE, encoded by the exons ATGGTGTCTCTAAGGCTACAAAAAAGGTTAGCATCGAGTATTCTCAACTGTGGGAGAAACAAAGTGTGGTTAGATCCTAGCGAGTCTATCCATATAGCCACTGCCAATTCTA GATTGAATGTAAGGAAGCTGATAGAAGACGGGTTCATCCTCAATAAACCATCGAAAATCCACTCGAGATCGAGGGCTAGACTAGCTATGGAAGCCAAGAGAAAAGGTAGACACTTGGGATATGGGAAAAGAAAGGGCACAAAAGAAGCAAGGCTACCTTCAAAGCTCTTGTGGATGAGGAAGATACGAGTGTTACGTCGTCTGCTACACAGTTATCGGGATTCCGAAAAAATCGACAAGCATTTGTATCATGATTTGTACATGAAGGTGAAGGGTAATATGTTCAAGAATAAGAGACTGCTAATGGAAAGCATGCACAAACTTAATTCTGAGAGGAAAGTACTGAAAGCATTTCAAGATCAAGTAATGGCTATTAAGGGTCGAAAACTGACCGATCGTCGAGAGTGA
- the LOC140835544 gene encoding zinc finger protein VAR3, chloroplastic: protein MAATSALFTSFGTTMFRNSRNFSQIHSLKFFLPLFPRFNRSCSSAALLASNVSAYTADSPSTTSTHPWPEWVRFVDRLKAKGYLNLEAGMSESSGGNDQGVVDYMDINLLKNACLSFARARYDIFKSLSTKDIQTIIESGCPNVFRKSVNSGKRLRAYLELDEGDVCGSCNLRGSCDRAYILLDDSEAAPCTVDIVRMLIFYALDPLVISGEMKPQGRDIIEASAKKLLLELIDLGDTPMDPDISKPVACDSSTEKTQSIEMKPGDWVCTKCRFLNFARNTRCLKCEEAGPKHVPRDTGEMKKGDWNCPQCSFMNYASKQNCFRCQGPRPPRELKPGDWECPDCDFLNFNRNDVCKRCNRKRPNQESMTPYGEQKWKKPY, encoded by the exons ATGGCTGCAACTTCAGCACTATTTACTTCTTTCGGAACCACGATGTTCCGCAATTCCCGCAATTTTTCTCAGATACATTCTCTCAAATTCTTCCTTCCTCTTTTCCCGCGTTTCAATCGCTCCTGTTCTTCCGCAGCGCTACTCGCTTCAAATGTTTCTGCTTACACTGCGGATTCACCTTCTACAACCTCTACTCACCCATGGCCTGAATGGGTTAGGTTTGTCGACCGATTAAAAGCAAAAGGCTACCTCAATCTTGAAGCTGGCATGTCGGAGAGTAGTGGTGGAAATGATCAAGGAGTAGTCGATTACATGGACATCAACCTGCTTAAGAATGCTTGCTTGAGCTTTGCGCGTGCCCGATATGATATTTTCAA GTCATTGTCGACAAAAGATATTCAGACAATCATCGAAAGTGGTTGTCCTAATGTTTTCCGGAAGTCAGTTAATTCAGGAAAGAGATTGAGAGCATATTTAGAACTTGATGAAGGAGAT GTATGTGGTTCCTGCAATCTCCGTGGATCATGTGATCGAGCATATATTTTGCTAGATGACTCCGAAGCAGCTCCGTGTACAGTAGATATAGTTCGTATGCTAATATTTTATGCGTTGGATCCACTTGTTATCTCTGGAGAAATGAAGCCTCAAGGCAGAGACATTATTGAAGCATCTGCAAAAAAATTGCTGCTAGAGTTGATTGATCTTGGTGATACCCCTATGGACCCTGATATTTCAAAACCGGTGGCCTGTGACTCATCGACAGAAAAAACACAATCT ATTGAAATGAAACCAGGAGATTGGGTGTGTACCAA ATGCAGATTTTTGAACTTTGCAAGAAATACACGATGCCTAAAATGCGAAGAGGCGGGACCGAAGCACGTTCCTCGTGATACCGGTGAAATGAAAAAAGGCGATTGGAACTGCCCTCA ATGTTCCTTTATGAATTATGCAAGCAAACAGAATTGCTTTCGCTGCCAAGGGCCTCGTCCGCCAAGGGAGCTGAAACCTGGCGATTGGGAATGCCCTGA TTGCGATTTTTTGAACTTTAATCGAAATGATGTCTGCAAGAGATGTAATCGAAAACGTCCCAACCAAGAGTCCATGACTCCATATGGTGAGCAGAAGTGGAAGAAGCCTTACTAA